A region from the Nocardioides exalbidus genome encodes:
- a CDS encoding MmcQ/YjbR family DNA-binding protein has protein sequence MALADRPLVPEEWVLRIDAVLGALPRCRQEAAWTGTRWRVGSATVAHVFGGEDQVFRITFRGEPDEVAAFEHMGPPYFRSGWGGNAIGIVLDDDTDWDELAEMLTDSYCIQAPASLAEQVARPPG, from the coding sequence GTGGCCCTCGCCGACCGACCGCTCGTGCCCGAGGAGTGGGTGCTGCGCATCGACGCGGTGCTGGGCGCGCTGCCCCGCTGCCGGCAGGAGGCGGCGTGGACCGGCACCCGGTGGCGCGTCGGGAGCGCGACCGTGGCGCACGTCTTCGGGGGCGAGGACCAGGTCTTCCGGATCACCTTCCGCGGCGAGCCCGACGAGGTCGCAGCCTTCGAGCACATGGGTCCGCCCTACTTCCGCTCCGGCTGGGGCGGCAACGCGATCGGCATCGTCCTCGACGACGACACCGACTGGGACGAGCTCGCCGAGATGCTCACCGACTCCTACTGCATCCAGGCCCCGGCGAGCCTCGCCGAGCAGGTCGCCCGGCCCCCGGGGTAG
- a CDS encoding LLM class flavin-dependent oxidoreductase yields MPDYGHPLRFGSFLTPTAASPQRPVELTVLSEELGYDLATFQDHPYQPSFLDTWTLMSYAAARTDRIHLSGNVLNLPLRQPAVLAKSVASLDLLSGGRVALGLGAGGFWDAIEAYGGGRLTPGESVDALAEAIEVIRGIWATDDHSVLAVAGQHHHVRGAKRGPAPAHPVPIWLGALKPRMQRLIGRSADGWLPSLPYLQPGDLQRGMQVIDEAARGAGRDPAEITRLLNVGAEASADDLVRFAVEDGVSTFIVMGDDEGGLRAFAGLFAEVHERVAEARSASGTQERSRVRGPAALAKRHPGIAYDDLPASLAEKAVEPGDRAYSRYRSGYLRGGSPGLVLRAGSVADVQAAVAVAREHRDVPLGILSAGHGISGRSLNRGGLVIDVSALDTVEVLDPGVGTVRVGPGATWTEVARALAPHGLAISSGDYGGVGVGGLATAGGVGWFAREHGLTIDHLTAVEVVLADGRVVRASADEEPDLFWGVRGAGPNFGVATSFELTAAKVGTIAFAQLAFDASDTAAFLEAWGAAIEAADRSVTGQVILGQRQGGQRIAQAMLVVDSDDPETVVERLQPIAEVAPLVQQNVALATYDQVMGLFSSDGPQRGQGDPHTHSGLADHFTPELSAEVAALLDAGASYFFSIRAVGGAVGDVPSEATAYAGRSANFSLSGFGASSRFDEAWERLVPHLSGSYLSFETGIGPQWVERAFPPAHLARLRELKRRFDPTGLFRDNFFIEPGSVETAVEGPAA; encoded by the coding sequence ATGCCCGACTACGGCCACCCCCTGCGCTTCGGCTCGTTCCTCACGCCCACCGCCGCCTCGCCCCAGCGACCGGTCGAGCTGACCGTCCTGAGCGAGGAGCTCGGCTACGACCTGGCCACCTTCCAGGACCACCCCTACCAGCCGTCCTTCCTCGACACCTGGACCCTGATGTCGTACGCCGCCGCGCGCACCGACCGGATCCACCTGTCGGGCAACGTGCTCAACCTCCCCCTCCGCCAGCCGGCCGTGCTGGCCAAGTCGGTCGCCAGCCTCGACCTGCTCTCCGGCGGCCGGGTCGCGCTCGGCCTCGGCGCGGGTGGCTTCTGGGACGCGATCGAGGCCTACGGTGGCGGACGGCTCACCCCGGGTGAGTCGGTCGATGCGCTCGCCGAGGCGATCGAGGTCATCCGCGGCATCTGGGCCACCGACGACCACTCGGTGCTCGCGGTCGCCGGCCAGCACCATCACGTGCGCGGAGCGAAGCGCGGCCCTGCCCCCGCCCACCCCGTGCCCATCTGGCTCGGCGCCCTCAAGCCCCGCATGCAGCGGCTCATCGGCCGCTCGGCCGACGGCTGGCTGCCGTCGCTGCCGTACCTCCAGCCCGGCGACCTCCAGCGCGGCATGCAGGTGATCGACGAGGCCGCGCGCGGCGCGGGTCGCGACCCGGCCGAGATCACCCGGCTGCTCAACGTGGGCGCCGAGGCGAGCGCCGACGACCTGGTCCGGTTCGCGGTCGAGGACGGGGTGAGCACCTTCATCGTGATGGGTGACGACGAGGGTGGCCTGCGCGCCTTCGCCGGCCTCTTCGCCGAGGTGCACGAGCGGGTGGCCGAGGCGCGCTCCGCCAGCGGCACGCAGGAGCGCTCGCGGGTCCGCGGACCGGCGGCGCTCGCCAAGCGGCACCCCGGGATCGCGTACGACGACCTCCCGGCGTCGCTGGCCGAGAAGGCCGTCGAGCCCGGCGACCGGGCGTACTCCCGCTACCGCTCCGGCTACCTGCGCGGCGGCTCGCCCGGCCTGGTGCTGCGCGCGGGGAGCGTCGCGGACGTGCAGGCCGCGGTCGCGGTCGCCCGCGAGCACCGCGACGTGCCGCTCGGCATCCTCAGCGCCGGGCACGGGATCTCCGGCCGCTCGCTCAACCGCGGCGGCCTCGTCATCGACGTGAGCGCGCTCGACACCGTCGAGGTGCTCGACCCCGGGGTCGGCACGGTCCGCGTCGGGCCGGGCGCCACCTGGACCGAGGTGGCCCGGGCCCTGGCCCCGCACGGCCTCGCGATCAGCAGCGGCGACTACGGCGGCGTGGGGGTCGGCGGCCTCGCGACGGCCGGCGGGGTCGGGTGGTTCGCCCGTGAGCACGGCCTGACGATCGACCACCTCACCGCCGTCGAGGTGGTGCTCGCCGACGGCCGGGTCGTCCGCGCGAGCGCCGACGAGGAGCCCGACCTCTTCTGGGGCGTCCGCGGCGCGGGCCCCAACTTCGGCGTGGCGACCTCCTTCGAGCTCACCGCGGCCAAGGTCGGCACGATCGCCTTCGCCCAGCTCGCCTTCGACGCGAGCGACACCGCCGCCTTCCTCGAGGCGTGGGGTGCCGCGATCGAGGCCGCCGACCGGTCCGTCACCGGCCAGGTGATCCTCGGCCAGCGGCAGGGCGGCCAGCGGATCGCGCAGGCCATGCTGGTCGTCGACTCCGACGACCCCGAGACCGTCGTCGAGCGGCTGCAGCCGATCGCCGAGGTCGCCCCGCTCGTCCAGCAGAACGTCGCGCTGGCGACGTACGACCAGGTGATGGGGCTCTTCAGCAGCGACGGACCGCAGCGTGGCCAGGGCGACCCGCACACCCACTCCGGGCTCGCCGACCACTTCACGCCCGAGCTCTCGGCCGAGGTGGCCGCACTCCTCGACGCGGGGGCGTCGTACTTCTTCTCGATCCGCGCGGTCGGCGGCGCGGTCGGCGACGTGCCGAGCGAGGCGACGGCCTACGCCGGGCGCAGCGCCAACTTCTCGCTCTCCGGGTTCGGCGCGAGCAGCCGCTTCGACGAGGCGTGGGAGCGGCTGGTGCCGCACCTGTCGGGCAGCTACCTCAGCTTCGAGACCGGCATCGGGCCGCAGTGGGTCGAGCGCGCCTTCCCGCCCGCGCACCTCGCCCGGCTCCGCGAGCTCAAGCGCCGCTTCGACCCGACCGGCCTCTTCCGCGACAACTTCTTCATCGAGCCGGGCTCGGT
- a CDS encoding winged helix-turn-helix transcriptional regulator codes for MTTTRPALIDDATCREATPVLEFVGRRWTGAIMLALGRGASRFGEVEAAVDGLSARLLTARLRELAAHGIVEREVIPTTPVQVRYRLTERGSDLLAALQPLMAYQLRWGH; via the coding sequence GTGACCACGACCCGACCCGCCCTCATCGACGACGCGACCTGCCGCGAGGCGACCCCGGTGCTGGAGTTCGTCGGGAGGCGCTGGACCGGCGCGATCATGCTCGCCCTCGGCCGCGGTGCGTCCCGGTTCGGCGAGGTCGAGGCAGCTGTCGACGGCCTCTCCGCCCGGCTGCTCACCGCCCGGCTGCGCGAGCTCGCGGCCCACGGGATCGTCGAGCGCGAGGTGATCCCGACGACCCCGGTGCAGGTGCGCTACCGGCTCACCGAGCGGGGCAGCGACCTGCTCGCCGCCCTCCAGCCGTTGATGGCCTACCAGCTGCGCTGGGGCCACTGA